The Branchiostoma floridae strain S238N-H82 unplaced genomic scaffold, Bfl_VNyyK Sc7u5tJ_1560, whole genome shotgun sequence genomic sequence GCCAATCAAATGTATGTTACTCCAGTAGGCAGTGATTGCTCGGCAGTGAGGGAGTCCATCAGATGACGTCACGGCTCCCAGCTAATTTGCTCCACCAAAGACacataataaagggttaatgccccggcccgaggtgtatatggtgagataatccctggtcaggtgcgataaccacctcgttcgctacgctcactcggtggtttattcggtggttatcgcacctcaCCAGGGATTGNNNNNNNNNNNNNNNNNNNNNNNNNNNNNNNNNNNNNNNNNNNNNNNNNNNNNNNNNNNNNNNNNNNNNNNNNNNNNNNNNNNNNNNNNNNNNNNNNNNNNNNNNNNNNNNNNNNNNNNNNNNNNNNNNNNNNNNNNNNNNNNNNNNNNNNNNNNNNNNNNNNNNNNNNNNNNNNNNNNNNNNNNNNNNNNNNNNNNNNNNNNNNNNNNNNNNNNNNNNNNNNNNNNNNNNNNNNNNNNNNNNNNNNNNNNNNNNNNNNNNNNNNNNNNNNNNNNNNNNNNNNNNNNNNNNNNNNNNNNNaccaacgtggaacggggccttctgattggtccgcggcgccttgCAATATTATAATAGAATTCAAGCTCGCCGTTTGAACAAGATTTTTTCGGACAAATGGTTTATAAGTATATATGCGTAggtaatttagaaaaaaacaaggtttcCCGTAAAAGGTAAAGGAATTTTATTCTAAATGTAAGATTTAAGCCAAGTATACAATCAATTTCATTCTTACGACTATCATCTCAATACATTGATCAGAATAAGCCATGGAACAGACACAAGCCAACAAAGTAGCCATATGAAAAAAGTAAAGTCAATAAAACTCATTTTTACTTGACTCTTGAGTAttgtgaggaaagttgtgtatttcccaaggacacaagatcggcgACACaacaacggattcgaaccccaTACCTCTGGGATATGAATAGAACAAACTAAAGATTGCACGGCACGACCCAACTAATTTAAATCCAGCCATTTAAGCAAGTATTTCAGTTACTAATATCAGCATTGAAACGTTATTACAACATAACAGTAATACATCGTATAATATTAAAtacatctgtttccaaaatattgaaACTTACAACATCTATCTTCATAACAGCAACGTTCAAAAGTTTTGAGGCCTAAACTCAAAGGAAGCGGTCTAGCGCACAATTCAGACTATAACGACGATGGCAAAACAATCGATGCACGATAATAGATGGCTTTATAGTCTCCATCCCCGTGACGAAACATCTCTGCACCATTGTGACCACGTGTAAGTCTTTTCTTGAAGCAGAATATTGGCACTAATCACAATGGTGTTTTAAGTTTTCACATGTTCTTTTTCATGCCCATTCCGGATAGTTAAGATGTGCATTTGAGTCTATCAACTGTATCCATATGAAGTGAGTTTGACCAAGTGTTTCTTAATAATATATTTTGTCCGTAGCAGAAAGAATAGTCCCATTtctaaggtttctcaccagtctGTTTTatcatatgtctggataggtAAAACCTGCGATCAGTTCTGTATTCGCACTCACCACACACATACTAGTAGGGTTGTCCCCCTGTGTTTAGCCATATGTCGGTCTACATGGCTcttctttgctgcagaatagtcgcacaggtcacatttataaggtttctcgccCGTATGTCTTCTCATATGTATGGTTAAGGAAGACCTGTCAgcagtcctgtatccgcactctccacacatgaagggtttttcgccggtgtgtttaaGCATGTGTCGATCCAAATCCGATTTCCGAACAGAAGAATAGTCGCAGTGGttacatttatagggtttctcccctgtatgccTTCTAATATGTATGGATAGTTTAGATTTGTGagcagtcctgtatccacactcaccgcatatgtagggtttttctccggtgtgtttagccttGTGACGGTCTAAGTTTCCTTtatgtgcagtagaatagtcacattggtcacattcatatggtttcacacctgtatgtcttctcatatgtacggttaagaCAGACCTATCAGCCGTCCtatatccgcactctccacacatgtagggtttatctttGGTGTGTTTTGCCATGATGTGGGTGTCTAAAttgcatttctgtgcagcagaatactcgcactggtcacattggtaaggtttctcaccagtatgtgttcttgtgtgttttactAGGTTAGCCTTTGAGGCTGACCTATAGTCACATTCCGTACACTCGAAGCGTCTTTCCAAAGTACGTTTCACTGTACGCTTATCCGTCTGCTCTGATCGACCTTGTGCGGGGAAATGGCCATAATCTAGATCTACACCGCACTTTTCCTCACATGGAATGTCCCATTCGTTGTTCTGCTGCCTTCCCGTGTCTAATATCTCGCTGCCGATTGTCTCGTCAACAGGGTGTATAGCTGGACGATCGTCCATAGCAGTCTCGCTACCTGTACTGCTTCTCTCGTCCATGTCTAAAACGACAAAAAACATCCGAAATTAAAATAAAGTAACTACTACTATGCTATTTtgtgaaccttggaagattagccttATACTAGAGCTGAATGGTTTTATTAACAGTGatatatatcattatcaatcgatcacacaatcacacacacacacacacatacacattcacacacacacatacatacacacacgtgcacacacacacacgcacttgcatacatacatgtccaCACTCAAACACATGCGAGTTAACCTATTCACGGTATAAGGTGAAGtaattaacacacacacacacgcgcaagGATAAATCAgggttaaaaaaagacaaaaataccACCAGAAAACCGTACAAAGCAAGGACTTAGTGGGATCTAGTCCTTGTCAATGTCCACAACTAGTGTACATCgtattgcccccctcccccatgcaaaTCGATCACTGTACATTTTCCAGTAAAAGAACCTCTGTTTTTGAAGTACAGAAGATTAAGCAGACAAAGAAGAGAATAGCAGACAGTTAACTCATGCCTTACCTACCGGCTGATAGTGTTGTTCCGTTTCTGAGGTGTTGAATTGACGTTAAAATGACGCCAAATGGCAAGGAACGTGATACCGgacttttcaaaatggcggacattcTAAACTagaaggtgaaaggtcaaagttcatatACCTGATATAGCCATATTGCTGCTCAAAAAACGCTAGAAAATAAAATTCCCTTTATTATTTACACATCTTTTGGGgcattttcttaaaatatttacGTATTTGCCTACTGTGTGTCTTTTGGTTGGACAAGTTAATTAAAgcttgtgacgtcacagaataGATTGCATTGAGTATTAGCTGGTTTGGCTATATAGGGGTTTATGATTGCTTGATTGTTTTACCTCAAAACTTTGATTGTATCCTGACATTTTTACTGTGCATACATACACATGGTATGCATGAAGAACATGGGAAGGTATTGCAAGAAACAAAGTTGACTTGAGGGAACAGttgacttcattttttttattttgatgtAAAGTATCACAATGCTATGAAGACccatatacatgaaatacagtAGATACAATGTTTTGATAGTTGGTGACAAAGAAATTAAGTATGAAGTCAATAACAGTGTTATATCAACGTTTAGCTAGCAATAGTCCTAGATTTTCAGCTAGCAATATCAGTGTAGCAATTCAatattacaaatgtaatactagtatacagtttTAGAGGAAATATTGTCCTCAGATTAAGGCATACAATGTCTATGTATACAGCATCAACTATCCAGGCCTATGGTAttagacagggctcgaaatacttttttctgcatacctgcactggtgcaggtaacattgaaaatcacctgcaccagacaaattttacctgcacaactctgaATTTGGGAAgtgtggatcatactaaaattgttcaggaaccattgctaatTATTCTTTAATTATATTGTATAGGTGGtaatagtcaatgcagctaataacaaatTGAAtctatatacacctacatcataggacatttatgtataaaacacagtacatggaccagtgcaggttaggtgcaggtagacatcagaaatacctgcacagctccaattttacctgcactaacatgcatatgcaggtggtatttcgagccctgtattagATATTGTATGTAATATAAAAGGGGTGTTCAAAAAGCAGAGTGGGCTAAACCAGGAAGGAAAGAGCACGACACAAATTTCAGACTATGATTTGAAGGGGTACAACCCACATTTAAGACTATGATTTAGAATGAGATGGAACGTTGAGATGGAATGCAGTTTTAGAGTTTGCAGTCatgaagtagtagtagtactcaGTAGCAGAAGTAGTAGTGTCCAGTATTTAatcatactgctgctggggtcccagACACAAGTGTTAGCAGCaatcggctagtcttcacaccgcaaGCCACTGAACGAATGTCCCAACTCGGTGACCTCACAGGGGTTTTCAGCTGTTTGACCATTTAAAGGAGGgctttcacctgtatgtttctGGATAGGTAAGACATGTTAACCGTGGTATAACCGTGCACTGTCAAATATACAGCTAAGTTAATCTTTAAGCAGATATtgtggtagcataagatagtatcataatctGGGGAAGGAATTTTGCCGGCAGAGGAATTTTATTCCAccgcttaaaaaaaaaagaagaagttaaaactcctctgcctgctaagttccccagcttatgatactgttgATGCAAaaactttcacagtggtttaatgtttgcggttttcacggtggccgatTTAACGCAAACTTaatactgcaaacattttcctATGGCAGTATGAGACGATGGTGCATGGTGCAACcccgaacttaaatccactgcgaaaagtcctttttcccgctaccacgaaatcaaatccccaggaacttaaatgcacttacagtcTATCTTATgtcaccgcaagatctgcttggagattacagctAAGTGGTGTGTTTGACCAAGTGTTTGATTAAATAGCTCTTCCTTGTAGCAGAATAGCCACATTGGTCACAGttgaagggtttctcgcctgtatggGTCCTCATATGTTCAGATAGGTGAGACCTGCGAGCAcatctgtatccgcactctccacacaggTAGGGTTTTCttccagtgtgtttagccatgtgctgTTTTAAACTGCCTTTCTGTGTAGCGGAATAATCGCACTGGGCACACTTGAagggcttttcacctgtatgtgttctcagaTGTTGGGATAAACGAAGCTTCACAGCCGTCCTATAttcgcactctccacacatgaatgGTTTTACCCCGGTGTGTCtagccatgtgttggtctaagtTACACTTCGTTGCTGAagcatagtcgcactggtcacatttatagggcttCTCGCCcgtatgttttctcatgtgtgCGGTTAGGTGAGACCtgacagccgtcctgtatccgcactctccacagaTGTAGGGTTTCTTGCCGGTGTGTTTggccatgtgtcggtctaaatcGCTTTTCTCCGCAgtggaatagtcgcactggtcacatttgtaaggcttctcgcctgtgtgtcttctcatatgtttggataggTGAAATTTGTGAgcagtcctgtatccgcactccccacacatgtagggttttcgtccagtgtgtttggccatATGCTGCTTTAAACTGCCTTTCTGTGTAGCGGAATAATCGCACaggtcacacatgtagggtttctcgcctgtatgtcTCCTGATGTGAACGATTAACGAAGATTTGTCAGATGTTCTATATCCACACGTTTCGCACACAAAGcgtttttcgccggtgtgtttagtcataTGTCGGTCCAAATTGCCTTTCAATGTAGaagcatagtcacactggtcacacttaaagggtttttcaccagtatgtgttcttgtgtgttttaaTAGATCAGCATTTGAGGCTGTTCTATAGGCACATTCCGTGCAAGCAAAGCGTTTAGCCATAGTATATTTATGGCAATCCTGTCTGGTATTCTGTTCCACCCTGTGTGGGGAAAATGGTCAGATTCGACTCCGTTCTTTTTCCTCACATGGAATGCTGCCTTCCCCTCTCTACTTTTTCGCTGCTGCTTGTCAGGTCCCAGAGTGTACCGTCGGAAGGTCGCCCATTTCTAAAAACAATAAGTCAGCCATAATGTAAAGACAGGAAACAGTCCCATACTTATTGTAATGTTAGTcaccaaacacacaaacacatgaagCATATACACATAACGttcccgcccccccccccccccccacacacacacacaatgcacAAATACCCACACACACTCATGAAtactagtacacacacacattacacacacgGGAAATTCATAACTAACAATTTTGCAAGCCCAAGGACCAACATGGCGTTGGTAATCCTAATCGATAGCAACATGTCATGCATATTcaataatttgttgttgtttcacgTCCATTTCTCAGCTAGGCATGAGCTTACTTGTAAGTTGTTTCTTTAGATGGGGCTTTTCAACTATTGGACTACTATCTTCACTGGGATCTGTTACCGTACTTTACTCGTACACGTTTTGGCAGAGAATGCTTATAAGTCCTATATATAATACGTTGTTGTCCTTGATTTACGTCTATTTCTCCGCTAGACGTGGACTCCAGGTACCATACGTCGTCATgccaacgcccccctccccatagaAATCGAACACCGACATTCAGAGACATTGAAGTGCGAATGAATTAACAACGTAGAGAAGACAAGGTAGTTGCCTAAGGTTTTACCTACCGGTTTATGGTGCTGCTTGATTGCTCTATTCTCTTGAAACTGGCAAAACTGGAATCAAAGGAATGTTGCCCACGCTACTAGTCGAATCAAAATGGCGGTCAGGCAAATTGACCCTAAAGCACTGTGAAAGGTCGAAGGTCAGAGTTGATGTACCTGATTaccccattttgttttaacCTATAAAAACATTATCACTGATcaaaacagtttcaaaacagtTCTTGGCTTGTCTTCAAAACGTATGGACTACAAGATGTGTGTATGACTTCTCACATACACGGTGCTTTCTTGTTATATATTTCTATCACCCTCTGTGCACATAGATGACATGAATAAACAACATATTGCAAGCATcaaagaaagttttatttttccttttgatatgaATTATCAGATTGCTCTGATAAAAGTAATTGAACTAGATATAACATATAAGCATTTTGCTAATATGTAACAGCGAAATAGAGTAATAATTCAATCACATTGTGTTATATCAatgaggttaacctccttggttatattgagttttttttctataagtAAACCTACATTTTCAGctaaaatatcaatatcaattttTTCTTACATAGTTTTATATAGGAAATCGTGATCAGATTTTGACATGCAATACTTATATTTGCAATAGTAACATTCAATGGAATTAGTTCATAGATATGGTATATACAAGGGGCGTTCACAATGTTGGGGGCCTATACGGAAAGGGAACAAAACCGTTTTCTTTGTCCAACAAGTCCGATAAACCGGACCTgcaaaaaatcagtggaccggatttgGTGGACCACATCACATGCCAGGTGTTAACATTTTGGGGGGCTTTCcgtaagaaaataacaagagtgaagtaaaggagtgttgatagtcatttttaccaagtttctacagtcaaacttggcctaagttaacagaggcatTGGTGTTGTTTACACAAAGATCCTCTGCACccggaccgtacctgtacctgaatttattgtaccggtacccacccctagtgcgTAGTACATCGAAAATAATTATAAATATGGCGGATCCTAATAGGCAGCTTTATAGCCTCTAGTGACGTTACCAAACAAAAGTTGCATCCAGGTGAATTCGCccttctcacacatgtaggatATTTTTGCGGTCTGTTTCCTCATTTCTTCAATAGTTCGCTTGCATCATAAGTTGAGGTCTAACTAATGTTCCAATATTAAAGAAAATAGTCGCACAAATCGCATTCAAGTCTTCAACTGTATGTAGCAAATGCCTGAATAGGTTAGATCTGTCAACCGTCCTGTCAGACAGAAACTGTCGGCTGTATCCCTAAGAAGTGTGTTTGACCAGGTGTTGATTCCAGCATGGAAAGCCACTGCATTTCCAAAAAAGGTGCTAGGATGGTAGTTTTTCattgtagcagaatagtcgctCCGCTGCCGACTGATGATGATAAGTCACATTTGAAGAGTTTCTTGCCAGTATCTctccacatactagtacttagtgTGTTGGGATGGGTACAACCTTTGAGCAGTCCTGCATCTGCACTCACAACACATCTAGGGCTTGTCTTCGGTGTGTGTagtcatgtgtcggtctaaattgCCTTTTCATaaagcagaatagtcacatttgTATGTGTCCTCATATGTTTTGATATGACCTGTACGAAGTtttgtatccgcactctccacacatgtagggcttctctctggtatgtttagccatgtgtcggtctagAACGTCCTCTAATGCCGTTTAGTATCCGCACTTATTACAATTATAGGGTTCCACGCTTGTATGGATTCTAATGTGATCAATTAGTTGAGACATGCGGGCGGTTGTGTACTCTCTACATGTTGGGTTTTGCCATGTGCTGTAGCCATGTGCTGGTCTACATTGCCTTTCCATaaagcagaatagtcacactggtcacacttatacagtttctcaccagtatgcaTTAACATATGTTGCGAGAGGCTGGACCATAAAGCCGCACGGTATccgcactcaccacacatgtagggttttgtgtgcgttctcatatgtactTTTAACGAAGACTTGGCGGCCGTCCTAAATTCGCACTCTCCACACACGTACCGTTTGTCTTCGgcgtgtttagccatgtgctgACCCAGGTTGCTTTTTGATGCTCCAGAataatcgcactggtcacacttgtagggtttctcgcccgTGTGTCTTCTCATGTGTTCCGTTAGGTGAGACTTCATAGCAGTCCTGTATTCGCACTCtccacacttgtacggtttttcgcCTGTGTGTTGAGCCATGTGAtatttaaaagtacttttttctgcagcagaatagtcgcacctgtcacacttaaagggtttctcgccggtatGTCTCCGCGTGTGTCTCACGAATTTATCCTTTTTGGCTGTCGTGAAGTCACATTCCGTACACTCGAAGTGATGGTCCTCGGTACGTTTCACCTTCACCCTGTCGATCTGCTCTTTTCGATCCTGTGCGGAAGGATGAGAAGAAGATTCTTCTCGTCCacgtttttttgtgtttttgttgatcGGCCATGGGATATGACGAAAGTCCTCCCCTTCTTTGTCCTGCTGCCTTTCAGTGTCCAAATTCTGGTTGATGTGTGTCTCGTTCCCAGTTTGCACAGTTGGCTGTTCGTCCATAGCAATATCATCGCTTCTCTCGTccatttctgaaacaacagggaatcattcaaaatgaaatataacaattgGCCGTAgataacatactctgtgacgttATTATAGTTTCTATGTCGGTTGCGTTGTCTTATGTTGTGTGTGACAatgtgtttatatcgcatacagaacacatcacctCGACTTATACCAAAAATGTCTCTCTTGGCTGGACTTCGCGAACGAAGATCATCTACGGGTTTGGTCCACGTCGCACGGGCAGACCCCTGTGAGAATTTGCTGTTATGCAATTTACGCCAACATAGATTACGTTCTCCAAATAGTAACAAGTGTTGATTAATGTCAAAGTGTTGGTAAATTTCTCATTAAGATACTGGTGAAAACCGCTCGATGTTAGCATTTACGGATAAGCTGCGGCAAGTCCGAGAGTGCGGACATGATAGTGCGTTCCCGTCCGTTGACAATGGTGCACAATGGATGGCGCATAAGCAAATTCTCACAGGGCCTATTAAGTGAGTTTACCCGTGCGTCGGCCACATGCTCGTTGATGACTAGTCATTAACCAAATacgtacttaaaagctaacGTACCTATGGCTGTCAAACAACGTACCTATGGCTGTAGAACAAATCCCTGTGcgcatcaacagcaaaatcagggTCTCAAAACAACGATACCAAATGAAACTATTCAAAATTGTCA encodes the following:
- the LOC118408227 gene encoding zinc finger protein 525-like isoform X1: MSAILKSPVSRSLPFGVILTSIQHLRNGTTLSADMDERSSTGSETAMDDRPAIHPVDETIGSEILDTGRQQNNEWDIPCEEKCGVDLDYGHFPAQGRSEQTDKRTVKRTLERRFECTECDYRSASKANLVKHTRTHTGEKPYQCDQCEYSAAQKCNLDTHIMAKHTKDKPYMCGECGYRTADRSVLTVHMRRHTGVKPYECDQCDYSTAHKGNLDRHKAKHTGEKPYICGECGYRTAHKSKLSIHIRRHTGEKPYKCNHCDYSSVRKSDLDRHMLKHTGEKPFMCGECGYRTADRSSLTIHMRRHTGEKPYKCDLCDYSAAKKSHVDRHMAKHRGTTLLVCVW
- the LOC118408232 gene encoding endothelial zinc finger protein induced by tumor necrosis factor alpha-like, with product MAKRFACTECAYRTASNADLLKHTRTHTGEKPFKCDQCDYASTLKGNLDRHMTKHTGEKRFVCETCGYRTSDKSSLIVHIRRHTGEKPYMCDLCDYSATQKGSLKQHMAKHTGRKPYMCGECGYRTAHKFHLSKHMRRHTGEKPYKCDQCDYSTAEKSDLDRHMAKHTGKKPYICGECGYRTAVRSHLTAHMRKHTGEKPYKCDQCDYASATKCNLDQHMARHTGVKPFMCGECEYRTAVKLRLSQHLRTHTGEKPFKCAQCDYSATQKGSLKQHMAKHTGRKPYLCGECGYRCARRSHLSEHMRTHTGEKPFNCDQCGYSATRKSYLIKHLVKHTT
- the LOC118408227 gene encoding zinc finger protein 525-like isoform X2, with the protein product MDERSSTGSETAMDDRPAIHPVDETIGSEILDTGRQQNNEWDIPCEEKCGVDLDYGHFPAQGRSEQTDKRTVKRTLERRFECTECDYRSASKANLVKHTRTHTGEKPYQCDQCEYSAAQKCNLDTHIMAKHTKDKPYMCGECGYRTADRSVLTVHMRRHTGVKPYECDQCDYSTAHKGNLDRHKAKHTGEKPYICGECGYRTAHKSKLSIHIRRHTGEKPYKCNHCDYSSVRKSDLDRHMLKHTGEKPFMCGECGYRTADRSSLTIHMRRHTGEKPYKCDLCDYSAAKKSHVDRHMAKHRGTTLLVCVW